In the Ursus arctos isolate Adak ecotype North America unplaced genomic scaffold, UrsArc2.0 scaffold_5, whole genome shotgun sequence genome, one interval contains:
- the LOC113261868 gene encoding olfactory receptor 2L8-like, translating into MENINQTSTDFFLLGLFPPSRIGLFFFILIVFTFLMALFGNLSMIILILLDTHLHTPMYFLLSQLSFMDLNFISTIVPKMASDYLSGNKSISFIGCGVQSFFFITLASAEGLILVSMAYDRYVAICFPLHYPIRMSKTVCVLMITGSWIMGSINSCAHTVYAFGIPYCRSRAINHFFCDVPAMLTLACMDTWVYEYTVFVSIALFLVFPFICIACSYGQVLLAICRMQSTEGRRKAYLTCSTHLTVVTFYYAPFAYTYLRPRSFRSPTEDKVLAVFYTILTPMLNPIIYSLRNKEVTGAMRRVIQRFCSVET; encoded by the coding sequence ATGGAAAATATTAACCAAACATCTACTGATTTCTTCTTATTGGGGTTATTCCCACCATCAAGAATTGgcctgtttttcttcattctcattgtttttaCTTTCCTAATGGCTCTGTTTGGTAACCTGTCCATGATCATCCTCATTCTCCTGGATACCCAtctccacacacccatgtattTTCTACTTAGTCAACTCTCCTTCATGGACCTGAACTTCATCTCCACCATTGTCCCCAAGATGGCTTCTGATTATCTGTCTGGAAACAAGTCTATTTCATTCATTGGGTGTGGAGTTCAGAGTTTCTTCTTCATCACTTTAGCTAGTGCAGAAGGCTTAATATTGGTCTCTATGGCCTATGATCGTTATGTGGCTATTTGCTTTCCTCTCCATTATCCCATTCGTATGAGCAAAACAGTGTGTGTGCTGATGATAACAGGATCTTGGATCATGGGCTCAATCAACTCCTGTGCCCACACTGTATATGCCTTCGGTATCCCTTATTGTCGATCCAGAGCCATCAACCATTTCTTCTGTGATGTTCCGGCCATGTTGACTCTGGCCTGCATGGACACCTGGGTCTATGAGTACACGGTGTTTGTAAGCATCGCCCTCTTCCTTGTGTTTCCTTTCATTTGCATTGCATGTTCCTATGGCCAGGTTCTCCTTGCCATCTGCCGCATGCAGTCcacagaggggagaaggaaggcctATTTGACCTGCAGCACCCACCTCACTGTGGTGACTTTCTATTATGCACCCTTTGCTTACACTTATCTACGCCCAAGATCCTTCAGATCTCCCACAGAGGACAAGGTCCTGGCTGTCTTCTACACCATTCTGACCCCAATgctcaaccccatcatctacagCCTTAGAAACAAGGAGGTGACTGGGGCAATGAGAAGAGTGATTCAGAGGTTCTGCTCTGTAGAAACGTAA